In Lycium ferocissimum isolate CSIRO_LF1 chromosome 7, AGI_CSIRO_Lferr_CH_V1, whole genome shotgun sequence, the sequence tttactagttttggtgctatcttttatgtattgttgctccgcGTTTGGTTTTcatgttgtagccatttggagaatactgttgtaactcttgttggTTTTAGTGGAGTTTTTATGGGCcggaggtcccgtggatgtttcctcaacaccttgaaggggttttaccacgtaaatttaGTGTCTCTTCTATTGATTTATatttgcttgctttgctattttgttgttggtatagttgctgtctggatttccatttgtgctaATGTTTATTGTATTATCTTGGTTCAAATAGTATGGGAAGTTTTGAGTCAGTATTACCTCCGCCGTTATCGTCAGCGCATTTGGTTGTCAGTTGCTTCTTCCCAACAAACCGGTATCGTAGCAAATGGTTTGGCGAGCAGTATGAAGATGGCGGAGTGTGTGGCGTGGGGCCTAGGCGAGGCTTTGCTCGTCTATGGGCGGGTTACGACCTTACCCATCTTTCGCCACGCATTCACAGCCGTGTTTGGGGATTCGATGATCGTAAATACGATGATGTGCACACGCACGTACGTATGGAATCTACGACCCGTAGTATGATAATGAGAcatgtggaacttagttcgagaGGAAAATTGTTAGGTGTGCGAATAAAATACTCATCAGCGATtgcaattaaaagaaaaaggaggccTAACATAAGGAGTTGGATGTTCTTTACGATGTAGCGAGGCCTTTAGGAAAACCGTGCGCTTAGACCGAAGGGAGAATATCACGTACGTTAAGAGTATCTTTTGGGCCGTTTTAGCTTTCAATGACCCAGACGAGCTTATGATTATATTTGGTTGTATTGATTGTCTATTTAAATGATGAAGGCAAAAATGAGCAAGATGGTTTGTTTAAATTGCAGTAATTATCATATTTAGAAAAGCAAGATAAAAGATCTTctatttttcaagaaattgcATTTACCTGTGTTTTCTTCTAAGAAACCCGAATCTATTGGAGATGAGGATTGGAAATTTGAGCACTTATAGGTTTATAGGTATATTAGGCAATGGATTGAAGATAGTGTTTGAAATCATATTGTGAATGAGACAACTGATAAAAGCTTGTGGGAAAAGCTCGAGACACTTTATGCTTCGAAGACTGGCAATAATAAGTCGTTCTCTTTACCGAAACAATTAATGAATATTAGATACAAAAGAGGGCAACCCTATTTCGATCATATCAATGATTTTCAAGGTGTCCTTGATCAAATGTCTGAATAGTgtcaagtttgatgaagaaatacagGACTTTGGCTTCTTAATACTCCGTCGACTCTTCgagtttctttgactaattctTCGCTCCCAAAGATGCGTAACTATGGAATATGCTAAAAGTGGTGTTTTGAATGAAGAAATGAGAAGAGATCTTAAGCTTCGTCTTCTTAAACTTCATACTCCGATGTTTTGGTTATTGAAGACAGGGAAGTAACTTCAGAGGTTAGAATGACAGAGACAAAAGTAGAAGCAAGTCAAGATCCTCCAGGTACATGAATCTTACATGTGACTATTGTCACTTGAAAGGGCACATCAAGAAACATTGCTACAAGTTTAAGAGACACCGTAAAAGCAAAGAAAGAAAGGCGATAATGAAAATCGTATTCGTTATTCCGAAAATGATCTTCTTTTGTTTGTGGTaaaaaatgatatcaatcttATTTGTGACGAGTCTACCTGGTTTGTGGATTCAGGTGCCACTTCTCATGTCACGCCAAAgaaagaattattttcttcttacaCTCCTGGTAATTTTGGAATGTTACGAATGGGCAATAATAGTGAGGTTGAGGTATTTGGCATTGACACAGTTTGCTTGAAAAGTAAGAATGGTTCGANNNNNNNNNNNNNNNNNNNNNNNNNNNNNNNNNNNNNNNNNNNNNNNNNNNNNNNNNNNNNNNNNNNNNNNNNNNNNNNNNNNNNNNNNNNNNNNNNNNNATCACGTATTTCCCTTTCATTTGTTTGGCATTTTCTCTGCGTGATGGGTTAATCTCACTGTATGACCATTTAACTTTTGTTTTATTGGACTAttactaaattattttttatggcAAAAAAAACAATCGTTaataaacttttttttggtaataaaaAAAGTCACTAAACTttatataaatatcaaaaattCATTAGGAGGAAGAAAGATACATTTATATGATACTTAAGCAAAACTAAATGATCTTttagttacaaaaaaaaaatatcgaatCTCTTTTTGTTGGCACATCGGCAAAATtgagttattttttttattatatataagataATTTAGTAATGTtcgtaaataaaataaaagttgaatATTGAACCTTTTTCTCCTAAAAAAATCCAAGCAAAAGATATTCGTAATTCATGACATTATCCGATTAACTTTCTATAGTCCCCCTCTGTAACCTCACCCAAATTGTTGTATTTCCGTCGGTTATACACATTCCGGCAACAAACAACGACTCTGTTACAGTAACAATGAAGTCAATATCGCCACTGTTCTCAGTTTCCAGTGCCAAGTCtccaattttcaacttcattcCTATTTCCCATACACTTACTTCTCTCAAATTTGCAGCCCTTCATCAACGAAATTCATCCACTATGAAACCTTATTCAAAATCAGCTAAAATAGTGTCTGGAACTCATACATTGGATCCCATAACTACCTCTACATCTACTGCCACGCCCACTCCACCCAAAAAGGTGTCTTATTCTTTCTGCTCctcattttttgtgtttattcATTTGCTTCATAtctaaaaaaaatgtgaaatgtTGCGTTAGATTGATATTATGATAGAAGTTacctactccctccgtcccaaaaagattgttttTGACGACAAagtgaaatttaagaaataagacTTTTCAAATGTGGATCCAAAATAAGCctttgatatttgtgtggctgtaaatcatctcataaagttaaattgtttaaatatagaaaggggacaatctttttgggtcAGACTAAAAAGGgaaggaggacaatctttttgattTATGAGTATCAAATTTTGATGAAGTTTTTTCCTTAAAAGATAAATTACCTACCAGTATAGGAATGAAATAGGACCAAAGATTCATGTCGTTGACAAATTACTCGCTAGTATGGGAATGAAATGGTCTTCAAATGTAGCACACTATATTGAGGTTTCATGACTactttgggtattgaagcttATTTTAAGTTAAAGTTTCATTCAAATTAGTTAGTAGTTAATGGTTTTGACTATGAATGTTTTTATGTACTTtctccgtcctaatttatgtgaaggtgtttgactggggcatggagtttaagaataaaagtaaggcttttgaaacttgtggtataAAATAAGCCATAGATATTTGGGTGGCTTTAAATTatctcattaaaggtaaaatggtaagtttaaagtcaaattgttactaaatatagaaatgtgtcattctttttgggactagctaagaaggaaagagtgtcacataaattggacaaAGGGAGTAATTAATAAGTAGAAAAGGGGTAGAGAAGTAGAATAAATAGTGCAGTAGCGATAAATGTAAGAATATAAGTTGATTGATTGATCGATATTTAATAGTGAGAATGGATATTAATGTTAACTATAGAGGTTCATtgagttttgatttttcttttcatttttgagGTTCCTATAGGTTCTTGTGCCAATTGGATTTGGCACAGAAGAAATGGAAGCTGTGATATTGGCTGATGTTCTGCGCCGGGCTGGTGCAGAGGTAACAGTGGCGTCAGTAGAGCAGCAGTTGGAGATTGAAGCATCTGGAGGCACTAGGCTAGTTGCTGATGTTTTCATCTCTGTTTGTTCCACTGAAACATTTGATCTTGTTGCATTGCCGGTTAGTATGAGTTTTCCTTAGTATTGTACTATAATATTTGATCTTGTTGCATTGCCAGTTAGTATGAGCTTTCCTTAGTATTGTACTATTGTTGCTTTCATTTAAGTTTTTGAATGAAATATCCATAACAAATAAGTATCTGTTTCTTACAAGCTGTGAAGATTTATTGGAAATGCATTTGTTTAGAAGTCAGTATACTGACTCTGCTGCTTCTTTTACTACTAATATCCTTTCTTCACTCCAACATTGCTTTTACTTGCAAAGCAAATCACAGATGCCACGTTAAGCTCAGGAATTAGTTGAACGGATGCGCTGTAAAAAGCAAATCACCATGTTCTATTGCAGCATTTTCGTCCTCGGAGAGTTTTTTCTTGTTCTACCTAAACTTAGTATTTTGTATCTCTAATTTAGCTTAAGGATTTGATAAGTTAGCTTATCGGAAACAGTCTCTCTACCTTCTcaaggtagggataaggtctgcgtacacactaccctccccagaccccacatgtgGGATTGCactggattgttgttgttgttttctttgatAAGTTAGCTTATTCTTTCTGCTCCCTTCATCACAATTTTATCTATGTGTCAATGTCATAGATGCAAATTTAATAACTGATGTATAGACTTGTTCCAGGGAGGAATGCCAGGTTCTGCTCGTTTAAGAGACTGTGAAGTTCTCCAAAAGATCACAAGCAGGCAAGCTGAGCAGAAGCGACTTTATGGTGCCATATGTGCTGCTCCAGCagtcactcttttgccttgggGTCTTCTCAAGAGGAAACAGGTGACTATTGCATTTAGTTTATTGAGTTTGCTTTCTGCCAAGTCTCTATGTTCCTGGTTTGGTTAAAATTGATATGCAGTGTTCGTCAAGATCACTTGTCATCCTGCATTTATAGACAAAATTTCTTCCTTCCGGGCTGTGAAAACTAACACACAAGTCTCTGGAGAGCTAACAACAAGCCGTGGTCCTGGCACTTCATTTGAGTTTGCCGTATGTTTAGTGGAGCAGCTGTTTGGTGAGCCTGTTGCCAGAGAAATTGGAGAACTATTGGTAAGTGAATGGaattattgatatttttaaaGTCTTTACTTAACTTCTAGTTCTAGACTTCTTCACacagattttcttttttaatctcaAAGCTGAGCCGACCAATAAAACTGGATAATCCATGGTTTGTTAATTAGTTATATCCAAATACTATCTAGTTCGTATTGGGTTGAGACACTGAAAAAATACTGTCAATCATGACCTATTGCTAATTAGGTTCTGTGGACATGTTTAACTAAGAGATGCACCTTATTTACGGTTTCCCCATTGCTTCCAGCACTGCCAGTTTTGTTCTATTTCTAGGATCAACTATGAAAAGGGTGTTAAGAGAAAGTTGTTTCTTGTGACTCAGTTTACGAGTTCAATTGAACAGGATACAGCTAAAGTTCAGATGGCTTATGCACAACTTGCAATTATGAAAAACCTTTTGTGAACACTTCATTGTTATTTTGCCTTTGATTTGTTTGTATCTGACCTGCGTTTTTTATCTTATTGGTTTGCTTGGTATATTTAGATTGTTCTCATAGAACTTCCCTACATTTTTTGTAGTTAATGAAACCTGCAGATGATGACCCAAAGAGACAAGAATTCAATGAAGTTGGATGGTCTCTTGATCACACCCCCCAAGTAAGCCTTCTTTGTTTTTGATTTATATAGCTAGAATTTGAACTGCAATTACAGAATTTCAATAACAATATAATCACCTTCCCTGTGAGTACTTTATCTTGTGGCATAATGTGAAGGGCAATGTTCAAGGGTCTTATTTATGAATGGGCATTTTCCTTATTCAGTGCTTAACCATTCAGTGTTCTGGCATAATACTTCCTCATCTGCCTCTGAATTAGAGTGGAGCTTTatgcatgaatttttttttatttttttttttgaaactggtaaattGCTTTATGCATGAATATTTGACTAAGCTATCTTGCTGTCAAGGTTTAAGATTCAACATGGCATTTGAGTTACACTGTTTGAAACTTAAATTTTCTTTACAGCTTATTTCTCTGTCACATCTTCTTTTATAATGATGATGCAATTTCATGTTTCTCTAAGAATCCTTCTTGCAAGTAAATGCCGTGCGAAAAACATCTCGGTGTCAGCAGTCATCTTCTGTTTTTTGGAATTCAGCAAAtggtttctttattcttttcttctGATGCTCCAGGTGCTACCTTATGGTAAAATATGTCTAGACACAAGTCACTGTGGTTAATATGAAGCTTGTTTGACTTTGCGCAAGGGTTAGTTGCAAATGTTCTCAGCTGTAGGGAATATACTCTTTGCACATGGAATTTGTGCTtgagatatgtatataaaagcaACTCCATAATTTAGGAGCAATTATACGCTGGTGCTTGTCTGACTTGATGAGAGATTTGGCCTTGTATCCTAGGATTAATAACGCTGTcgtgtaaagaaacaataaagctttgagttaccttttactcaaaaaaaaaaaaaaagaaaacaataaagctttgccttttcttgattttgtacATTTAGTAGGTTTTTCACTTTTCTATTTAATAAGAATTTATTTCCCGAAACATGTCTCAATGTTCTCCATGTCCACAATTTTGTAGGTTCTCATTCCAATAGCGAACGGGTCtgaagatattgaagttgttaCCTTGATAGACGTTCTAAGACGAGCAAAGGTGAATGTTGTGGTGGCTTCAGTAGAAAAATCAGCACAGGTCTTGGCATCAAGTGGAACAAAAATTGTTGCAGACAAGTTGATCAATGCTATTTCTGACTCCATATATGACTTGATCATCCTC encodes:
- the LOC132064459 gene encoding protein DJ-1 homolog C isoform X1 — translated: MKSISPLFSVSSAKSPIFNFIPISHTLTSLKFAALHQRNSSTMKPYSKSAKIVSGTHTLDPITTSTSTATPTPPKKVLVPIGFGTEEMEAVILADVLRRAGAEVTVASVEQQLEIEASGGTRLVADVFISVCSTETFDLVALPGGMPGSARLRDCEVLQKITSRQAEQKRLYGAICAAPAVTLLPWGLLKRKQITCHPAFIDKISSFRAVKTNTQVSGELTTSRGPGTSFEFAVCLVEQLFGEPVAREIGELLLMKPADDDPKRQEFNEVGWSLDHTPQVLIPIANGSEDIEVVTLIDVLRRAKVNVVVASVEKSAQVLASSGTKIVADKLINAISDSIYDLIILPGGTTGAERLHKSKILKKLLKEQESAGRIFGAICSSPAVLQKQGLIKDKKATAHPDVLDKLKDGLNDAQVVIDGKLITSQGLATATQFALAIVSKLFGHARARSVAEGLVYQYPKS
- the LOC132064459 gene encoding protein DJ-1 homolog C isoform X2, which translates into the protein MKSISPLFSVSSAKSPIFNFIPISHTLTSLKFAALHQRNSSTMKPYSKSAKIVSGTHTLDPITTSTSTATPTPPKKVLVPIGFGTEEMEAVILADVLRRAGAEVTVASVEQQLEIEASGGTRLVADVFISVCSTETFDLVALPGGMPGSARLRDCEVLQKITSRQAEQKRLYGAICAAPAVTLLPWGLLKRKQITCHPAFIDKISSFRAVKTNTQVSGELTTSRGPGTSFEFAVCLVEQLFGEPVAREIGELLVLIPIANGSEDIEVVTLIDVLRRAKVNVVVASVEKSAQVLASSGTKIVADKLINAISDSIYDLIILPGGTTGAERLHKSKILKKLLKEQESAGRIFGAICSSPAVLQKQGLIKDKKATAHPDVLDKLKDGLNDAQVVIDGKLITSQGLATATQFALAIVSKLFGHARARSVAEGLVYQYPKS
- the LOC132064459 gene encoding protein DJ-1 homolog C isoform X3 codes for the protein MPGSARLRDCEVLQKITSRQAEQKRLYGAICAAPAVTLLPWGLLKRKQITCHPAFIDKISSFRAVKTNTQVSGELTTSRGPGTSFEFAVCLVEQLFGEPVAREIGELLLMKPADDDPKRQEFNEVGWSLDHTPQVLIPIANGSEDIEVVTLIDVLRRAKVNVVVASVEKSAQVLASSGTKIVADKLINAISDSIYDLIILPGGTTGAERLHKSKILKKLLKEQESAGRIFGAICSSPAVLQKQGLIKDKKATAHPDVLDKLKDGLNDAQVVIDGKLITSQGLATATQFALAIVSKLFGHARARSVAEGLVYQYPKS